One genomic window of Candidatus Nitrospira inopinata includes the following:
- a CDS encoding flagellar protein FlaG — MITQAVGKADLLALLHREPRSDRALMKEADSSRKTTLPSRTETENFFHRIDGWRGELSVAVRTVEDMLKSAGLQVKLLVDEKTDQVVVKVIKESGEVIRQFPPEEILELARYLSEERMDQPDKGVLLEERA; from the coding sequence ATGATTACACAAGCTGTCGGCAAGGCGGATCTTTTGGCTCTGCTCCACAGAGAACCGCGTTCGGATCGCGCTTTGATGAAAGAGGCGGATTCGAGTCGAAAAACGACGCTTCCATCCCGTACCGAGACCGAGAATTTCTTTCATCGCATCGACGGCTGGCGTGGAGAGCTGAGCGTAGCGGTGCGGACCGTTGAGGACATGCTGAAATCGGCGGGTCTTCAGGTCAAGCTTCTTGTGGATGAGAAAACCGATCAGGTTGTGGTGAAGGTGATCAAAGAATCGGGCGAGGTGATTCGTCAATTCCCTCCCGAAGAGATTTTAGAGTTGGCGAGATATTTGTCCGAAGAGCGGATGGATCAGCCGGACAAAGGCGTCTTGCTGGAGGAGCGGGCCTGA